The following nucleotide sequence is from Deltaproteobacteria bacterium.
GGGACGACAAGGAGCGAAGCCGCCAACGACGCGCAATATGCCTTGAACCGGATGGTTACCGAGATCACGCAGTTGAAAGACAACACAAGCGTCATCACCGCCGATGCCGCTGATTTCGAGTTTACCGACATCAATGACAATGCGATTGAATTCAGCCTTGTCGGCACCGATCTCATGCGCAACGCCGACATTCTGGCGCGGGGGATCAACAGTCTCGCCTTTACCTACCGCGATGTGAACAATGCGACAATCGCCACGCCGGCGGTTTCCCCGTCAGCCACCGACATCTGGCGGGTTCTGGTCCAGATTCAGGTACAGGTTGACCAGCAGACGATCAACATGGAATCGGAGACACAGCCGAGGAATTTGGCAAGATAATGAAAGCGATAAATCAAAATGGACATACGATGGTTGAACTCGCCCTTGTGGTGGTGCTTCTGGGAATCCTTGCGGTCTCGGCGGTAAGCCAGTACGTCGGCGTGGAGGACGCACGGGTCGACGGCGCCGCCAAACGGGTCGCCTCCGACCTCGCCTACGCGCGCCAGCAGGCGATCAACGAAAACAGTGTCTTCGGCATCACCTTTGATACGGTCAACGACACCTACGCCGTCCATGAATACGACCCCGACACCGATACCGCCACAACCATCGCCAACACGCTGACGCAACAGGCGGCGGACACCGACTTCGACAACCTGCCGGGGATGGACGGCGTGACCATCCAGAGCGCCGAATTCGGCGGCACCGTGACCATCCGCTTCAACGCCTCCGGCACCCCGCAGGACGGCAACGAAACCAACCTCGCAGTGGAAGGGACGGTGGTTCTGAACCACTCCGGAAACACCGAAACCATTCGGGTCCAGCCCAATACGGGGGAAATCAATATTCAGTAACACTTAGTTATTGCCCGCCGGGTAAAAAAAGGATATATTTACCGCGTCTTACTATACTTATCCACATGTACGAAGATTTTTTCGGATTCATGGCCAAACC
It contains:
- a CDS encoding prepilin-type N-terminal cleavage/methylation domain-containing protein, which gives rise to MDSRLRGNDISKMKYRFRKQHGVTIIELLMAVSLLAILGALGLWAFQPVLDSWTVGTTRSEAANDAQYALNRMVTEITQLKDNTSVITADAADFEFTDINDNAIEFSLVGTDLMRNADILARGINSLAFTYRDVNNATIATPAVSPSATDIWRVLVQIQVQVDQQTINMESETQPRNLAR
- a CDS encoding GspH/FimT family protein, with amino-acid sequence MKAINQNGHTMVELALVVVLLGILAVSAVSQYVGVEDARVDGAAKRVASDLAYARQQAINENSVFGITFDTVNDTYAVHEYDPDTDTATTIANTLTQQAADTDFDNLPGMDGVTIQSAEFGGTVTIRFNASGTPQDGNETNLAVEGTVVLNHSGNTETIRVQPNTGEINIQ